The Paenibacillus yonginensis genome segment AATCATCATGATGATTTCCGGCCCCCTACGTCTATCGTCCTGCCTTTCCAGACCACCTTCTTCAGAAAGACCACCTGATAAGCTGAATAAATAAAAGCCACCAGAAAGAACAGGACAGACAAAGTATGCAGCAGCGGCATCAACCAGCCAAACCGGCCGACATACCGGGTCAGCAGGAAAATTTGCGCGGTGAACAGCAGATAAGCTCCCACAGCGGGCCAGGCCCAGGAGGTCGGCCACAGGAACCAGGCGGACTGCGCAGCAATCAGGGTAACAAACCAAACCGCAATCAGAGTAACCGTTAACGGACTTAATTTGGAGGTGCTTGTCACCGCCCCTTTGCTGAAGCCCTCTAATTCACTGCGCAAACCTTCCGGATACATGCGAAAAGAAACATCCCGGCCCCCGAGATAATTCGTCACCGGAATCCCCGCTTCACGAAACTTGGCTCCCAGGTTCAAGTCGTCCAGTACCTCAGAGCGGATACCGTCATGCCCGTTAATGCTCTCGTAGTCTTTCCGGGTCGCTACAATGCAGGAGCCGTAAAGCCCCTGCTGAGGATTACGCCGTTCAAACGGCGACATAAAAGCAAACAGGCCTAAAATATTCGGCACCAAAGCAAGGCGCTCATAGAGCTTCTCCGTATAATGAAACGGCACGGCCGAGATCACGCCGCCATTCTGCGAACGGGCATGAAGCAAGGCATTTAAGGCCTCAGAAGAAAGACGGATGTCGGCATCCAGGAAAATGAGCAGATCGCCGGTCGACTTCAGGAAGCCGTTCCATACCGCCCACGTTTTGCCTGTCCATCCGGCAGGGAGCGTTTCGTTCTGCACCACCTTGACTCCGTAGCTTTCAGCAACCTCACGGGTCCGGTCCTCTGATCCGTCATCCACAACGATGATTTCATCCGGACGGCGGCTCTGGTTCTTCAGGGAGTTCAGCAAATACGGCAGGTTGTGTGCTTCATTCCGTGCCGGAATGATAACCGATACCTTCCCGCCGCGATAAGGCGCATCAGCGTGAGGAAGCTTGTTCCTGCGAAGCAAAACCCATGCCGCCAGGCATCCGATCACGCTCAGTAATAATATCCACAATGTAATCCCTCGCTTTCCGGACAACCGGATTCCCCAGCTGGTCTATACACAATTGGAGAACATGCTTGGTTTTTCTAACATTTTATGTACAAAAAGACCGGGAAATGCCCGGATCGCCGAATTCTAAGGAGCGCTGCCTCCAGCAGTCTTCCCCAAAAGCTCGGCAAATCGGCTGTTCCAGGCTGTTAAATGGCTACTATGCAGCTAAATGGGAAATCTAGGACCAAAGTCCAAAACTACCTTCATCTTATTCCCTTGTCGCGTTCTTAACAAGAGTCTTTCCGCAAAAAACATTTTCTTCATAAAAAAAGGATACCGCAAACGCGGCTATAACCGTTAGTTTGCGGTATTCTGACCCCGCTGCCGGGAAAAAAGACGAACGGCGTCCGCATCCGGCAGACTGGTAATAAATCGGACCTCTTCAAGACTCAGCGCCTGCTTGCGCCCGGTCAATGACCACTGCCGAAGCATGTACCGGTATTGAGGCAGCATAGGCCTTAAGCTGTCGTAGCCTTCGGGTCTGCTGAATTCCTCGTATTGCCCGTCCTCGTCGATCACAAAGCTGGCGAAGGAGAAATGCTGGAATTCCCAATGACGGCTGAAGCCCCGGAACTCCAAAATTTCAGGATAAATCTGGCCCGGCTTGGCCGAGAGCATATCGCTGGCGGCTGGTCTGGACGCCTCCGGCTGTTCCTGACCGTCCCATTCTTCGAAGGAGAGCTGCAGAGCACGAAACATGTTCAAGATGAGAAATACCTCATCACTGATATGCTCGGGAATGTCATCACTTACCATGTCAAGCACCTGATCGTAATAATGGGCATATCCCCGCTGCAAAATTTTGATCTTCTCGTCGTAATAATCACCGTCGCCAAGATTCAGGGCCTTCAGAATTTGCAGCTGGTTGCTTAAAATAAGCCTTTCCGTCTTGGTAAGCATTGTTCCTCTCCCCTTTCATCGCTCCTAAGATTGCCGGCTGGCATCGGCCTGTTCATAAGCCCGTCATCAAACGTTCAATGGCCATTCTCTGCAGCCCTTGTAAATAATCTTTCTGCCGGTCCCGCAAGACCAGCTTGGGAACATGCTCCGCAGGAACATAGCTGGCGCAAGCCGCTTCAACCGCCCGCACGGCCTGCTCATTCAGATCCTCCCGGCAAAAAATAACCGCATGCGGATTGATCACCGCAACGAGCGTGGACACAAACCGGGCCAGACTGTCGATCATCAGTGAATCAGGCTTGGAATGCTGACAATCTTGTCTTCCCGTCTTCGTGGCCTGCATGAAGTTCAGATGGTCATATTGAGGGATATAAGAGATTTCTCCCGAGAAAAAGCTGCTGCCGCGTACCACATCGCCATTGATCAGAATGCCCGCCCCTGGTCCATTTGTACCTAGAAACAAATAGACCAGGGTGGGATTATCAGCCTTGACCAAACTTTGGTGATAGCCGAGCACCGCGGCGTTCATGTCATTTTCCACCTCAACAAGGACAGGCAGCCGGGATTCATAATACGTCTTCAAATCAAAGTTCTGATAAGCCGGATAATTCGGAATATGAAACGTGATGCCGTTCTTGACCGCGCCGGGAACGCCAAGGCTGAGCACCTTGATGCCCGGGAAACGCTCCAGAACAGCCTGCACAATAGCGGTTAACGTGTCCGGATTGTCTTCCCAGTGAATCTCGGATGTCCCCTGCTCCAGCACTTCGCCCACATAATTGCTTACGGTATATATGGCATCATTTCTTTCGATATAAAGAGCCAGCCCGAGCTTGAAATCGGGGTTAAGCCCGTACCGCTGGGCTCGGCGGCCGCCGCTGGACTCATCGGTGCCCACGAGGAAAATCTCCTTATCCCCTTCCAGCTGGTCAACGATCTTGCTGACCGTCGGGAAGCTGATATCCGCTATTTTGGCAATTTCCGTCTTGGTCGCACTTCCGAGCCGCAGCAGCTCCATGCGGACTCTCCTGACGACAAGCTCGCTCATCTGTTTCGGCGAAACAAACCGCTCTTTCATAAAGCCCTCCTTGGGCAGATTTTTTAAAGTAATTTAATAAGTATTTGATTTGAGTTTAGCATACGCTGTCGGCAGAGACAATGCGGGTTTTTCAAGGTTCTTATCTTGAATTTACGGATTCCCGGCTATTCGTCTGGAAAGATGACATCCAAACCCCAAAAGCCCATTTTTTAATGGTTAAAAATTTAGAAAATCAAGAAAACAGGCAGGAAAAGGCAGCCGAAAGCTAGAATTTCCCTTTCGAGTTAAAGTCCTGAACAGGAGGGGGTTGCTCGTGTCGAGTGAAAATGAACTTATCAGGGAAACTTTTTCCAGGCAAACATTCCATTATGCACCCATCGGGATGGCTGTTTTGTCCGCCAGCGGCAGATTGTTAAAAGTGAATCCCGCCCTATGCCGGCTGCTGGGATATTCGGAATCCGAACTGGAGGCCAAAACATTTAAAGATATCTCGCACCCCGAAGATTTGCCAAAGGACGTAAGCCCTATCACGCTGTTTTTTGAGAGCAAGCTGGACGTATACGAGACAGAGAAACGGTATCTTCACAAAAATGGACGGGAAATATGGGCCATGCTGGCCGTAACCCCGGTTAAAGACGAAACAAACACTCCGATCTACCTGGTTGCCCATATTGTGGATCTGACCCAGAAGAAACTTGCGGAGGCCGATCTGATCGAGCAGCAGCGCCTGCTTCAAGAGAAAGAGCTGCTATACCAGTCCATTGCCGACAACAGCTTTGATTTCATTACCCGCCACGACCTCGACGGTACATTCCGGGAGGTGTCGGCATCGTGCCATCAAGTGCTTGGTTACACCAAACAGGAAATGGTCGGTCAGCCCGCCTTCGCTTTTCTCCATCCTGATGAAATGCAGCACATCCGTGAACAATGCAAAAGCCTTTTTCATACAAGCTATAAATTGGTTATCACTCACCGTTTCCGCCGGAAGGACGGCTGCTATCTGTGGATTGAGTCGACATTAATCGCCATTCCGGAAGAGGAGACCGGCGGAGTCAAGGAATTCGTTATCGTCTCCCGGGATATCAACGAACGTATAGAGACCTTTGAGCAGCTGAAGGAATCGCAGAGGAAATACCGCATGATCGCAGACAATGCCAGAGAAATTATTACCTTCACTAATCCCCAAGGAAAAATTCAATATATTTCCCCTGCCGTCACGCCTCTGCTGGGTTACGGCGAAGATGAGGTTGTCGGCACCAGCATCTTCGATTACTGGCATCCGGCTGAACGCCGGGTCAAACAAAGCAGTGAACTGAGCGGCAGCTGGTCCAGCAGCACTCCCTACAGCCGCCTGCGCCATAAGGATGGCGGGTATGTCCAAATCGAAACGACTTTCCAGCCCATCCACAGTGAAACCGGAGACATCGTGCAGGTTCTGTGCATCAGCAGGGACATCACCAAACGGAAGCAGGCTGAAGATGAGCTGCGAATGACCAAAGAGAAGCTGGAATCCTTCATCTCCAACCATGCTGACGCCGTCTGGATGGTCGACCGCGATGGTTATGTCCAGCAGGTCAACGCTGCCTTTCAAAGGTTGTTCCAATGGAGCCCGGCTGAAACCTTGTCCTTTCAGCTGCCGGTCATTCTTTCGCAGGAACAGAAGCGGGTAGACGAGCTGAGAACCAAAGTATTATCCGGCGGTTCCGTAGTTGGGTACGAATCCGTCTGGCAGCGCAAAGACGGCTCCCTGGTAGAGGTGAGCACAACGCTGTTCCCGATCCGGGACAGCAGCGGCCGTATTACCGGATTGGCCGGAACAACCCAGGACATCAGCGAGAAAAAGAATGCGGAACGAAAGCTGAAGGCCTCCAAGGAACAATTTAAAGCCTATCTGGAGCAGAACATCGATCCGGTGCTGATTCTCGATATGCATTACCGCGTGATCCGGGTCAATCCAGCCTTTGAATCCACCTTTGGCTGGTCCATAGACGAGATTGTAGGAACTCGTGTGTTTGATTTGCCAAGTGTTCCTCTTGATACTCCCCACCGGCTCGGTCCAACTTTCGAGAAGATGGAGCCCCAATCCATAGAAATCGTCAAGCAGAAGAAAGACGGCACCTTGATCCCCGTCCTGATCTCGATCTTCCGGCTGCTGGATGAAGCCGGCACGCACAACGGCTGGGCCCTGAACCTGCGGGACATGACCGCCTACAAACAGGCCGAACAGCTGCTGATCAACTCGGAGAAGCTCTCTGTTGCCGGGCAGCTCGCCGCGGGCATTGCCCACGAAATCCGCAACCCGATCACCGCCATCAAGGGGTTTATCCAGCTGATGAGTTCAGGGATTGCGGAGAAGCAGCTCTATTATGAGATTATGGCTTCGGAAATTGAACGAATCGAAATGATCTTAAATGAGCTGCTGATTCTGGCCAAACCTCAGGCCGTGCAAACGAGGCCGTCCGACGTGCGCCTTCTGCTGAATCAGGTCGTCACTCTATTGGATTCCCAGGCCAATATGAACAACGTTCAAATCATAACAGGGTTTGATACCGGCCCAGCCTGGATTCTGTGCGATGAGAACCAAATCAAGCAGGTCTGCATTAATCTCATCAAAAATGCGATCGAAGCCCTGCCTGGCGGCGGAATTCTACAGATTCACCTCGGCCATCAAGAGCATGACCGTTTGATTGTCCGGTTCACCGATAATGGAATCGGTATACCCGAAGCCGTTCTGAACAGGCTCGGACAGCCTTTCTACACGACCAAAGAAAAAGGCACCGGTCTCGGCTTTATGGTCAGCAAAAAAATTATTGAAAGCCATAACGGTACCATTACCATCCGCAGTAAAGAAAACGAAGGCACCACCATCGAGCTGAACCTGCCTGGCCTGCCGGCTTTTCACGGTTCCTTGAGTCCAAGCCGCTCGGAAGTGGAGGTTTTGGGAGGCGTGCAGGACTAACAGAATGAAAACGCTTAAAATAACTGCAAAACAAAGCCAGTCTCCCAGAGGCAACCGTGAGGTTGTCTTTTTTGTCTGGGTTTAAAGAGAGCCCGCTTCCAATCAACCTTTGACAAGTGACCGGATTGGCAGTACATTGATTCCATAGAATCAAAAAAAGATAACCGAGGAGGATCACCATGTCTACCCTGCTTTATGTTGCCGCTCATCCGTTAACCCGCCAGCAATCCGGTTCCTTGAGTACCGGCGAAGTGTTCTTGAAGGCTTACCGCGACTTTCATCCGGGAGATGAAATCATAGAATTAAACCTGTTTGAAACCGCCGTCCCTCCTATTGACGAAGTGGCTTTCCGTGCCTGGGGAAGGCTGCGCAAGGGCACTCCTCTGGAGCAACTGGCTCCGGAGGAGCAGCAAGCCGCAAGCGCCCATGCCCGGTTTAGCGATCAGTTCGTGGCAGCCGACAAATATGTGTTTGTGAACCCGATGTGGAATCACTTTCTGCCCAGCCAGATGAAAGCTTATTTGGACACCCTTTGTGTAGCGGGAAAAACCTTCCGTTATACGTCCCAGGGCCCGATTGGCCTGCTGCAAAACAAAAAAGCGCTGCATATTCAAGCCGCAGGCGGCGTATACGACCGCAGCTCCCCTTTCATCAAGGATTTCGGCCATGCTTATTTAGCCCATATCATGGACTTCTTCGGGATTCAGGAGCTGCAGAGCCTGTTCATTGAAGGGCGGGATGCCCGCCCGGACCAGGCCGCAGCAATCCTGGCGGACGCCCATGAACAGGCCGTTCAACTTGCCCGCCATTTCTGATATTCTTATAGAATCAGTCCAGGAGATTTTTGTCTGATCAGAAGGCGTACAGGAGGCGTAATCCAGTTATGGAACCGGAACCGGCTCATTCCATTATCCGCAAACTTGAGCAAGTGCTCGGGCAGCGTGAGCAATGGGAGAAAGAGAAGCAGCAGCACATTCAGGAAAGGCTCGGCAAGACTGATTTGACTTCCGAGCCGGTGTCGCTGGCCGAACTTCATGTTCTGGCCCTCATCGGCCACGATCCCCGGCTAAACGTTATCAACATCGCCAAGCAGATGCAGATGACCCGCGGAGCGATTTCCAAAATCTGCGCCCGTCTGGAGCGAAAAGGACTGGTGAACAGAGTCCAGCTTCCTTCCAACCAGAAAGAGGTTTATTTTAAACTGACCCCGGGCGGTACCAGACTGTGGGAGCTGCATGAGGAGGAGCACCGGAAGGTGATCGGCAAGTACCAAACGATGCTTGACGCTTATTCCAGGGACGAGCAGAGGGTCATCGAGCGATTTCTGAATGACCTGATGCAGCGCAGATTTGAATAGCCGATCAACGAAAAAAAGCCGTGTCCATGCAGCTTAAACTGTCATGAACACGGCTTTTTTTATGGCCCGGCCGCTTGGACGCGGGAATTTATTTCAGTTTGGCCACTCCTGCCGCCGCCTGCTCCAGCAGTGTGCTTGACAGGGATTTATCCGGCGAACTTAAAGTCACGTAACGGTCGTCGATTTTAAAGGTCAACATCGGGATATCGCTTGGGGTATACCATTTGCCCTTCAGACCGCCCGCGAGCGCAACCTCCTTGGCCTCATACCCGGTCGAATAGTCGCGGGGTGATATTTGAACGCTCATGTGGCGAAACTTGAACGTAACCGAATCCCCGCCGGCAGACACGCTCTGATAATTGTCGCTTTTCGCCATCTGCATAGGCGCGTAAGCGGTAGTGAAGCCGTCAAATTTAGCAAATTCTGCTTTGATGGCCTGAATCTGCGAAGCCGTGTAACCTACGGCTGTCAAACCGATGGCCTCCGGTTGGCCGAGCTTCGTCACGCTGGCTCCAACCTGCTCCAATTGAGCCTGGGATAATTTTCCGTCAGGCGAACTTACCGTAACATAACGATCG includes the following:
- a CDS encoding glycosyltransferase: MWILLLSVIGCLAAWVLLRRNKLPHADAPYRGGKVSVIIPARNEAHNLPYLLNSLKNQSRRPDEIIVVDDGSEDRTREVAESYGVKVVQNETLPAGWTGKTWAVWNGFLKSTGDLLIFLDADIRLSSEALNALLHARSQNGGVISAVPFHYTEKLYERLALVPNILGLFAFMSPFERRNPQQGLYGSCIVATRKDYESINGHDGIRSEVLDDLNLGAKFREAGIPVTNYLGGRDVSFRMYPEGLRSELEGFSKGAVTSTSKLSPLTVTLIAVWFVTLIAAQSAWFLWPTSWAWPAVGAYLLFTAQIFLLTRYVGRFGWLMPLLHTLSVLFFLVAFIYSAYQVVFLKKVVWKGRTIDVGGRKSS
- a CDS encoding YfbU family protein, with the protein product MLTKTERLILSNQLQILKALNLGDGDYYDEKIKILQRGYAHYYDQVLDMVSDDIPEHISDEVFLILNMFRALQLSFEEWDGQEQPEASRPAASDMLSAKPGQIYPEILEFRGFSRHWEFQHFSFASFVIDEDGQYEEFSRPEGYDSLRPMLPQYRYMLRQWSLTGRKQALSLEEVRFITSLPDADAVRLFSRQRGQNTAN
- a CDS encoding ROK family transcriptional regulator, coding for MKERFVSPKQMSELVVRRVRMELLRLGSATKTEIAKIADISFPTVSKIVDQLEGDKEIFLVGTDESSGGRRAQRYGLNPDFKLGLALYIERNDAIYTVSNYVGEVLEQGTSEIHWEDNPDTLTAIVQAVLERFPGIKVLSLGVPGAVKNGITFHIPNYPAYQNFDLKTYYESRLPVLVEVENDMNAAVLGYHQSLVKADNPTLVYLFLGTNGPGAGILINGDVVRGSSFFSGEISYIPQYDHLNFMQATKTGRQDCQHSKPDSLMIDSLARFVSTLVAVINPHAVIFCREDLNEQAVRAVEAACASYVPAEHVPKLVLRDRQKDYLQGLQRMAIERLMTGL
- a CDS encoding PAS domain S-box protein, which codes for MSSENELIRETFSRQTFHYAPIGMAVLSASGRLLKVNPALCRLLGYSESELEAKTFKDISHPEDLPKDVSPITLFFESKLDVYETEKRYLHKNGREIWAMLAVTPVKDETNTPIYLVAHIVDLTQKKLAEADLIEQQRLLQEKELLYQSIADNSFDFITRHDLDGTFREVSASCHQVLGYTKQEMVGQPAFAFLHPDEMQHIREQCKSLFHTSYKLVITHRFRRKDGCYLWIESTLIAIPEEETGGVKEFVIVSRDINERIETFEQLKESQRKYRMIADNAREIITFTNPQGKIQYISPAVTPLLGYGEDEVVGTSIFDYWHPAERRVKQSSELSGSWSSSTPYSRLRHKDGGYVQIETTFQPIHSETGDIVQVLCISRDITKRKQAEDELRMTKEKLESFISNHADAVWMVDRDGYVQQVNAAFQRLFQWSPAETLSFQLPVILSQEQKRVDELRTKVLSGGSVVGYESVWQRKDGSLVEVSTTLFPIRDSSGRITGLAGTTQDISEKKNAERKLKASKEQFKAYLEQNIDPVLILDMHYRVIRVNPAFESTFGWSIDEIVGTRVFDLPSVPLDTPHRLGPTFEKMEPQSIEIVKQKKDGTLIPVLISIFRLLDEAGTHNGWALNLRDMTAYKQAEQLLINSEKLSVAGQLAAGIAHEIRNPITAIKGFIQLMSSGIAEKQLYYEIMASEIERIEMILNELLILAKPQAVQTRPSDVRLLLNQVVTLLDSQANMNNVQIITGFDTGPAWILCDENQIKQVCINLIKNAIEALPGGGILQIHLGHQEHDRLIVRFTDNGIGIPEAVLNRLGQPFYTTKEKGTGLGFMVSKKIIESHNGTITIRSKENEGTTIELNLPGLPAFHGSLSPSRSEVEVLGGVQD
- a CDS encoding FMN-dependent NADH-azoreductase codes for the protein MSTLLYVAAHPLTRQQSGSLSTGEVFLKAYRDFHPGDEIIELNLFETAVPPIDEVAFRAWGRLRKGTPLEQLAPEEQQAASAHARFSDQFVAADKYVFVNPMWNHFLPSQMKAYLDTLCVAGKTFRYTSQGPIGLLQNKKALHIQAAGGVYDRSSPFIKDFGHAYLAHIMDFFGIQELQSLFIEGRDARPDQAAAILADAHEQAVQLARHF
- a CDS encoding MarR family transcriptional regulator; its protein translation is MEPEPAHSIIRKLEQVLGQREQWEKEKQQHIQERLGKTDLTSEPVSLAELHVLALIGHDPRLNVINIAKQMQMTRGAISKICARLERKGLVNRVQLPSNQKEVYFKLTPGGTRLWELHEEEHRKVIGKYQTMLDAYSRDEQRVIERFLNDLMQRRFE